From the genome of bacterium (Candidatus Blackallbacteria) CG13_big_fil_rev_8_21_14_2_50_49_14, one region includes:
- a CDS encoding macrolide ABC transporter ATP-binding protein: MLEARELVKTYRMAQQEVQALRGVSFTVEAGEMVAIMGPSGSGKSTLMTLLGCLDTPTSGSLSLDDVDVSQASEVELSHIRNQKIGFVFQSFNLLTDMTALENVALPLFYARLPKHERMARAQAALEHVGLGERIHHTPLELSGGQQQRVSVARALVGKPALLLADEPTGALDTRTSYEIMHLLQNLNQEGSTLVIITHEMDIARCCRRIVILRDGKIESDTPNTPWRPELPEEEAHA, translated from the coding sequence ATGCTTGAGGCCCGCGAACTGGTCAAAACCTACCGCATGGCCCAGCAAGAGGTACAGGCCCTACGCGGCGTCAGTTTTACCGTTGAAGCCGGTGAAATGGTCGCGATTATGGGGCCCTCTGGTTCAGGAAAGTCTACGCTGATGACGCTTTTGGGCTGTTTAGACACCCCCACTTCAGGCAGCCTCAGTCTGGATGACGTCGATGTCAGCCAGGCCTCAGAGGTTGAACTCTCGCATATCCGCAACCAGAAAATTGGCTTTGTCTTTCAATCCTTTAATCTGCTCACGGATATGACTGCGCTTGAAAACGTCGCTCTGCCCCTGTTTTATGCCCGCCTGCCCAAACACGAACGCATGGCAAGGGCCCAGGCCGCGCTGGAACATGTCGGCCTGGGAGAACGTATCCACCACACCCCTTTGGAGCTTTCTGGCGGTCAACAGCAGCGGGTCAGCGTGGCACGGGCCTTGGTCGGCAAACCAGCCCTGCTTCTTGCCGACGAACCCACAGGTGCGCTGGATACCCGCACCAGCTATGAAATCATGCACCTGCTGCAAAATTTGAACCAGGAGGGAAGCACCCTGGTGATTATCACCCACGAAATGGACATCGCCCGCTGCTGCCGCCGGATTGTGATTCTGCGCGATGGAAAAATTGAATCCGATACCCCCAATACCCCCTGGCGACCTGAATTGCCTGAGGAGGAAGCCCATGCCTAA
- the crcB gene encoding fluoride efflux transporter CrcB, with product MIPTPILEGGITVSVSLNHLLAIAFGGAAGAISRYLMVGTLKHYLPGFPWGTLCVNLLGCFVAGYLLEAFSHGLKEPPELRLLVMVGFLGSLTTFSAFSIETLELWLQHSPLRALFNLALNLVGSMGAVSLGYVLARIFYKV from the coding sequence ATGATTCCTACTCCAATTTTAGAGGGAGGAATCACTGTGTCTGTTTCATTGAATCATCTGCTGGCGATCGCCTTTGGGGGTGCTGCCGGCGCTATTTCCCGCTATTTGATGGTGGGTACGCTTAAACACTATTTGCCGGGGTTTCCCTGGGGAACCCTCTGTGTGAATTTACTCGGCTGCTTTGTGGCTGGCTATCTTTTGGAAGCCTTCAGCCACGGCCTGAAAGAACCCCCTGAATTGCGACTGCTGGTGATGGTGGGCTTTTTAGGCAGTTTAACCACCTTTTCGGCCTTCAGTATTGAAACCCTTGAACTCTGGCTGCAACACTCCCCCTTGCGGGCCCTGTTCAATCTCGCCCTCAATTTGGTGGGCAGTATGGGAGCTGTCAGTCTGGGCTATGTTCTGGCGCGGATCTTTTACAAAGTTTAA
- a CDS encoding Holliday junction resolvase RuvX, whose amino-acid sequence MQPKPRVLGLDVGTRTIGIAVSDPMGWFARPVTTIQRKSWKDDLAELAKILQEFQAKQIVVGLPLGGNGEMTEQARYSKGAANRIHQEFPDLELHFIDESHSSEFAQEQMLATGMKKRKRKAMIDQVAAVKILQDFIDQEALREKANAARQKQITTNEITGIEA is encoded by the coding sequence ATGCAACCCAAACCCCGAGTACTCGGCCTGGATGTAGGAACCCGCACCATCGGCATCGCAGTCAGCGATCCCATGGGTTGGTTCGCGCGCCCGGTCACGACGATTCAACGTAAATCCTGGAAAGACGATCTGGCAGAACTTGCAAAAATTCTGCAGGAATTTCAGGCCAAACAAATCGTGGTGGGCCTGCCTTTGGGCGGCAATGGTGAAATGACTGAACAGGCCCGTTACAGCAAGGGGGCTGCAAATCGTATCCATCAGGAATTTCCAGATCTTGAACTTCACTTTATCGACGAGAGCCACAGCAGCGAATTCGCGCAGGAGCAAATGCTTGCCACCGGCATGAAAAAACGCAAGCGCAAGGCGATGATCGATCAGGTGGCGGCGGTTAAAATTCTTCAGGATTTTATCGATCAGGAAGCCCTGCGGGAAAAGGCCAATGCCGCAAGACAAAAGCAAATCACGACAAACGAGATAACAGGAATAGAAGCATGA
- a CDS encoding acyltransferase — MFSFLPSPLLGVLSASMIVLNTLFWCATLVPLILLKFIPIQPLRHFSTLGLMWLANHWVAGNSLIMKLTQDTDWDVSGIEQLDLRKSYLVISNHRSWTDIFVLQHVFQGKIPFLKFFLKQQLIWVPLLGVAWWALDFPFMKRYSREYLEKHPEMRGKDMETTRKHCEKYKQYPVSVINFLEGTRLTEAKLKRQNSPYQQLLKPKAGGVALVLSAMGDTLSEVLDVTILYPGHQKHKPFWALLSGHLPEITVKVRTLPLPENVIGRDYLNDPDYQQQIQTWVNQLWQDKDQLIQATQAAWQSQHPDTRQPAPQLEKV, encoded by the coding sequence ATGTTCAGTTTTCTTCCCTCGCCCCTGCTGGGGGTGCTTTCCGCCTCGATGATAGTTTTAAATACCCTTTTTTGGTGTGCCACCCTGGTTCCCCTGATTCTGCTCAAGTTTATTCCGATCCAGCCCCTTCGCCATTTCAGCACCCTGGGGCTGATGTGGCTGGCCAACCATTGGGTCGCAGGCAATAGCCTGATCATGAAACTGACCCAAGACACCGATTGGGATGTGTCTGGGATTGAGCAACTGGATCTGCGCAAATCCTATCTGGTGATCAGCAACCACCGCTCCTGGACAGATATCTTCGTGCTTCAGCACGTCTTTCAGGGCAAAATTCCCTTTCTCAAATTCTTTCTCAAACAGCAGCTGATCTGGGTTCCGCTTTTGGGCGTGGCCTGGTGGGCGCTGGATTTCCCCTTTATGAAGCGCTATTCACGCGAGTATTTAGAAAAACATCCTGAAATGCGCGGCAAAGACATGGAAACCACCCGCAAACACTGTGAAAAATACAAGCAATACCCTGTTTCAGTGATCAATTTTTTAGAGGGCACCCGCCTGACCGAGGCCAAGCTCAAGCGCCAGAACTCACCTTACCAGCAGCTTTTAAAGCCCAAAGCGGGCGGTGTGGCCCTGGTCTTATCTGCCATGGGAGATACCCTCAGTGAAGTCTTGGATGTCACGATTCTCTATCCAGGCCACCAAAAGCACAAACCCTTCTGGGCGCTCTTGAGTGGGCATTTGCCTGAAATCACGGTCAAGGTGCGCACCCTGCCCTTGCCTGAAAATGTAATCGGTCGGGATTATCTCAATGACCCCGACTACCAGCAACAAATTCAGACCTGGGTGAACCAACTCTGGCAAGACAAGGATCAGTTAATTCAAGCCACCCAAGCCGCCTGGCAGAGCCAGCACCCAGACACACGCCAGCCTGCCCCCCAACTTGAAAAAGTCTGA